The Candidatus Methylomirabilis tolerans genomic interval TCTATCAGGACACCGGCTGCCACCCTGAATACGCGACCCCCGAGTGCGATAATCCGCGGGACCTGGTTATCCACGACAAAGCGGGCGAGCGGATCGTGGAGGAGTTGCTCCTGGGCGCCGAACAGAAGCTCCACGAGAACGGCATCTACTGCGAGATCTATATCTTCAAGAACAACACCGATTCGGTTGGGAACACCTACGGCTGCCACGAGAACTATCTGGTGCAGCGCAGCGTGAACTTTCACAAGCTGGCAGAGCAGTTGATTCCCTTCTTCGTCACGCGCCAGGTCTTTGCGGGCGCAGGCAAGGTGCTTCGGACGCGGATGGGGAATCATTACTACATCTCGCAGCGCGCGCAGCACATCTACCAGGAGATTTCCGGCGCGACGACCAGCTCGCGCGGCATCATCAACACCCGCGATGAGCCCCACGCCGACGAGGAGAAGTACCGCCGCCTGCACGTCATTGTCGGCGACTCCAATATGTCGGAGGTCGCGACCTATCTGAAGGTCGGCACCACCGCCATCGTCCTCGCCATGGTGGAGGAC includes:
- a CDS encoding proteasome accessory factor PafA2 family protein → MQERIFGLESEYGLISSSAGGRVNLSVESALGYLFEKVVSRQRGTNDFLRNGARLYQDTGCHPEYATPECDNPRDLVIHDKAGERIVEELLLGAEQKLHENGIYCEIYIFKNNTDSVGNTYGCHENYLVQRSVNFHKLAEQLIPFFVTRQVFAGAGKVLRTRMGNHYYISQRAQHIYQEISGATTSSRGIINTRDEPHADEEKYRRLHVIVGDSNMSEVATYLKVGTTAIVLAMVED